A genomic window from Deltaproteobacteria bacterium CG11_big_fil_rev_8_21_14_0_20_42_23 includes:
- the recO gene encoding DNA repair protein RecO: protein MELVEKVIILKRISYGESDHIVSFFSRQSGRLSGIAKSAKKSQRRFGSSLEPGTVAEISFQKGKGDLVFLREAKTELASVGLSKSYNKSAVLQFFLELSLRFLPEEQVADEKYAYMLRFLSYLQEHEPSLRDVIRYSYQWLKLCGFEPAFFECSSCQTRFDPGLQKRWVLSSDFSHLLCSSCREIEHQHDVFLMLSFFHAFRAGIKTSVDQQQAAFSLLTKHIEYILDKKLKTVQYLDFG, encoded by the coding sequence ATGGAACTGGTAGAAAAAGTCATTATTTTAAAACGCATTTCGTATGGTGAGTCTGACCATATTGTTTCTTTTTTTAGTAGACAATCAGGCCGATTAAGCGGCATAGCAAAATCAGCAAAAAAGTCGCAAAGGCGCTTTGGGTCTAGCTTAGAGCCAGGTACAGTTGCGGAAATTTCGTTTCAAAAAGGGAAGGGCGATTTGGTTTTTTTGAGAGAAGCAAAAACTGAACTTGCTTCTGTTGGTCTTTCAAAATCTTATAATAAAAGTGCAGTGCTCCAGTTTTTTTTAGAACTTTCACTTCGTTTTCTTCCCGAAGAACAAGTGGCGGATGAAAAATACGCATACATGCTTCGTTTTCTTTCGTACTTGCAAGAGCATGAACCAAGCTTACGAGATGTGATTCGATATTCATATCAGTGGCTCAAGTTATGCGGATTTGAGCCGGCGTTTTTTGAATGTAGCTCGTGCCAAACTCGCTTTGATCCAGGCTTGCAGAAGAGGTGGGTGCTCAGTTCAGATTTTTCACATTTGTTGTGTTCATCATGTAGAGAGATAGAGCATCAACATGATGTGTTTTTAATGCTTTCATTTTTTCATGCATTTCGTGCTGGAATAAAAACAAGCGTAGATCAACAACAAGCAGCATTTTCTCTTTTGACAAAACATATAGAATACATCTTAGATAAAAAATTAAAAACCGTGCAGTATTTGGACTTTGGGTAG